ATTGCTGGCGGTTGAAGCCGACAGGAACTCGACTTTGTCGCATAAAACAGCCGTATCCGGGTCAAAGGCTGGATCACAAAAGCGCAGGCGAAACCGTGCCGCGTCGCGATCAAAGGCCAGAGTGGCCGCATAGGCCACGTCGATCTGACGATCCAGCCGAGAGCTGTCGGAGGTGTAAAGCCCGGCCATAACCGCAACTAACGCCCCGATGCCGCCCAGAACGACCCAAACCAGGTCGGCCAGTTTCCACGCCCGATGCCCGGCTGGTTTGCGGAACAGAAACGCCGTACCGATCGACCCTATCACAAAAAACAGGATCAGCAGGGGCAGTTGGTTGTCGGTTACAAAGCTCATAGTCCCGATCTTAGGACCTGACCTGCGTCCTGCAACAGGGATCACGGGCTGTTGTAACATCTTACCGGATGTTCATACTGATCGCAGAGCCACAGGAGATTTCGATGCCAAAAGAAATTGTTCTGATTCATGGGGCGTTTGCCGGACCCTGGTGCATGCAGGATTACGCAACTTTCTTTCGGGATCGGGGCTGGACCGTACATACACCAGCCTTGCGTCACCATGGCGGTGATCCGAAAGCAGACCCTGACCCCGGGCTGACTGAGACAAGCGTGTTGGATTATACCAATGACATAGCGGAATTTGTGCAGGGCTTGGGCAGCAAGCCGGTTCTGCTGGGCCACGCCATCGCGGGTGTGGTTGCGCAACAGGTGGCCGCGCGCGGTCTTGCCAGTGCTATTGTGTTGATTAACCCCAATGCACCCTGGGGCACTTTGCCGGAAACCGACGACGAACGCGCCGTGCCGCGGGCGTTGATGGAAGGTGGGGCCTTCTGGAAACAGCCCATGCGTGTCGAATTCGACCTGATGGCGCCATTTGCGCTTAATAAAATGGACGAGGCTCAACAGCATGCTGTGTTCGATCAACTGGGGGCCGAAAGTGGGCGCGTGATGTTCGAAATGTTCTTTTGGATGTTCGACGACGATCACGCGATAAAGGTCGATTTCGAAAAGGTCGACTGCCCGGTTCTAGTCGTTTCCGGTGCAGAAGACCGGGCGGTTAACCCCGATACCTGCCGCGCCTTGGCAGAGCGGTACGGGGAACGTGGGACCTTTTTGCTGGTTCAGGACCACGCGCATTTTCTGTTTATGGAGCCCGGCTGGCAGGGGCCGGCAGAGCAAATCGAAAGCTGGCTTGGTCAGCAGCCGGTTTGAATCCGGGTTGACAAAAATCGCCGTTTTGGCCGAGATCGCGCCAAGTGAATAGGGCCACTGACCCTTTTTGCGCATAATATCTGCGGGAAAGGTCCGGGCATGACCCTGTTTGTCATCCTTATCATTCTGTCTGCGGCACTTCTGCATGCGGTTTGGAACGCCATCGTCAAGACAGCGGCGGATCGCACGACGATGTTGGGCCTTGTTGCTTTGGGCCACGTGTTGCCAGCAGCCGTGATGGTGATGGTCCTGCCATTGCCCAGTGCTGAAAGCTTTATCTACATCCTAATCTCGACCGTTGTGCATTTCGGGTATTACTTCATGCTGGGCAAAGCCTATCAGCATGGCGATCTGAGTGTGGTCTACCCCATTGCGCGGGGCATCGTTCCGGCGCTGGTTTCGCTTTGGGCGATGGTTCTGGTGGGCGAGGTGCTGCCATTGCAGGCATGGGGTGGCATTGCACTGATTGCATTTGGCATTCAGCTGAGCAGCTGGAAAGCGCTGCGCTCGGGGGTCGGACGCAGTGCGCTTGGCTTTGCGCTGGGCACCGGGTTCTGCATTTCGATCTACTCGGTTGTGGATGGGATCGGCGTTCGGCTGTCTGGCAATACGCTCAGCTATTGGGCCTGGGGGGCTTTCCTGCATCTGTTCATTGCAGGCTTTGTCGGAATTAAGAAACGCGATACCCTCAAATACTTGCCAACCAAGGTCTGGATGACAGGCATTCTGGGCGGGCTGGTTTCGATGACCGCCTATGGGCTGGTGCTGTATGCTAAGAACTTTGCACCACTGGGCGCGGTCTCGGCGCTGCGGGAAACCTCAGTCATCTTTGCTGCGCTGATCGGGTTCATCTTCCTGAAGGAAGGCAACTGGATACGACGGCTGGGGGCCGCCGTACTTATGGCCGCTGGGGTTGCTTTGATTGGACTCGCTGTCTGATCAGGGGCGCAGCGCTTAGTTATTGGTCGAGAATGTGCTCTGCGGTCTCCATTTCAGGGTCCCGTCGTTGTCGCGGTGGCAGCGCAGCAGGCGTTCCTGAACCGTGGTAATCGTCGAAGTCACAGTATTATCGCCAACCATCAGAACAAAGGCATCCTCGGAATAAGCCATACCATCATAATAGCAAAACCGGGTCTCGGCCCCGTCGGGGATTGGCGAAGCCAAGCTTAACGTCTGCTGCGCCATGGCTTGCGTGGCCAGCAGGGTCAGGGCCAGCCCGAAGGTTAGTGCTTTCATGTCGTCCTCCCGTCTTAAATTCGTAGTCGGTAAAAGAAATTGGACGCCCGGACCTCAAGCCATTGTTGTTATGTTGCGGTAAGTGTGAACGAGATCAAAGGTTTAGGCAACGAGAAATTGCCATCGCCCCTGCGTGCCAGCCCGTTAATGCCCAGCTGCAGACCTGAGCAATCCTGGCCAATTGGGGGAAAGCAGCCCTTTGTTCAGTGGGACTCGGCTTCTGACTGTAGCTCTCTGAAATAGCTGATTGTGGACGCCAACCCTTCTTTCAACTGCACCTTGGGTTCCCAGTTGAGCACGCTCCGCGCCAGAGTGATGTCGGGCTGGCGTTGCTTGGGGTCGTCCTGTGGCAGGTCCTTGAAACTGATCGGTGTGTCGGTGCCCACAAGCGCCTGCACTTCGCTGGCCAGTTCATTCATCGAGAATTCGTTAGGGTTGCCCAGATTGACCGGGCCGGTGACGTCTTTGTCGGTCTCCATCAACCGGATGAACCCTTCGATCAGATCATCCACATAACAGAATGACCGGGTCTGCGTGCCGTCGCCAAAGATCGTGATCGGCTCACCCGTCAGCGCCTGCATGATGAAGTTCGACACAACGCGCCCGTCGGCGGGGTGCATTCTGGGGCCGTAGGTGTTGAAGATGCGGGCCACCTTGATCTCTAACCCCATCTGCCGGTGATAGTCGAAGAACAACGTCTCGGCGCAGCGCTTGCCCTCGTCATAGCAGGATCGCGGACCAACCGGGTTGACGTTGCCCCAATAATCTTCGGTCTGCGGATGAATGGTCGGATCGCCATACACCTCAGAGGTCGAGGCCTGAAAGATTTTGCATTTCAGACGTTTCGCCAGACCCAGCATGTTGATCGCGCCATGCACGCTGGTCTTGGTCGTCTGCACCGGATCGTGCTGGTAATGCACGGGTGAGGCCGGGCAGGCGAGGTTATAGATCTCGTCCACTTCCACAAACAGAGGGAAGGTCACATCATGGCGCATGAACTCGAACCGCGGGTTGTTGTGCAGATGGTCAATGTTGCGCTTGGTGCCGGTGAACAGGTTGTCGACGCACAAAACCTCATGCCCCTGATCCAGAAGCCGGTCGCACAGATGCGAGCCCAAAAAACCGGCCCCACCGGTTACGAGAACACGTTTTCGACTGTCATAAAGGCGGGCCATTGCAAATCCTTAATCGTTAAATCCAAGCCAGCTTGTCACAAGGAAGCCGGGTCTTGGTTTGATTAGTAAACCGAAGATGTTTGGATTGCAGTAGATTTTGGTTTTTTGAGGGCGCGTGTGGTGTTGGTGTGTCTTCTATCTAGCCATCGCATGAGGCAAAGCATCAAGCACGCGCCCGACCCGCCCACATGGGCGGGCGCGAGGGTTGTGTTGAGGTCGGATGGATGTTTACGCCGATCTCGATGTGGGAATTTGACGGGCGCAAGTAACCTATCGGCGCTGGCTAGTACTTAGTGAACTTAAGCCCAGTGATTTCCGTAAGAATAATGGGTTCACCATCTTTCGGCTTAGTCGCTAGTGTGGCGTTCAAGTCTTCCATCCGCTCGCCTGGCGCCATTTCAGAAATCCCGGTCCACTCGTATCTTGGGCCGTGAGGATTGAGTTTTGATACTATGTCGTCGGTTCTATGACGCTCGGGTCCGCGTTGTGACAACACCAAGAGTTTTTCATTTTCCTTTATGTTCTGCTCCCAGAGCACATTCTGGTTTTGGAACGCTCCTTCGGTGCCGCTAATTTCCGGAGATGCGATGATGAGAATAAGTTCCACCATTTGGGTCCTTTGCGGTGCTCGAACACAATGCAAGTTGCCGCTTGCAATAG
The genomic region above belongs to Ruegeria sp. HKCCD4315 and contains:
- a CDS encoding DMT family transporter; this translates as MTLFVILIILSAALLHAVWNAIVKTAADRTTMLGLVALGHVLPAAVMVMVLPLPSAESFIYILISTVVHFGYYFMLGKAYQHGDLSVVYPIARGIVPALVSLWAMVLVGEVLPLQAWGGIALIAFGIQLSSWKALRSGVGRSALGFALGTGFCISIYSVVDGIGVRLSGNTLSYWAWGAFLHLFIAGFVGIKKRDTLKYLPTKVWMTGILGGLVSMTAYGLVLYAKNFAPLGAVSALRETSVIFAALIGFIFLKEGNWIRRLGAAVLMAAGVALIGLAV
- a CDS encoding UDP-glucuronic acid decarboxylase family protein, translated to MARLYDSRKRVLVTGGAGFLGSHLCDRLLDQGHEVLCVDNLFTGTKRNIDHLHNNPRFEFMRHDVTFPLFVEVDEIYNLACPASPVHYQHDPVQTTKTSVHGAINMLGLAKRLKCKIFQASTSEVYGDPTIHPQTEDYWGNVNPVGPRSCYDEGKRCAETLFFDYHRQMGLEIKVARIFNTYGPRMHPADGRVVSNFIMQALTGEPITIFGDGTQTRSFCYVDDLIEGFIRLMETDKDVTGPVNLGNPNEFSMNELASEVQALVGTDTPISFKDLPQDDPKQRQPDITLARSVLNWEPKVQLKEGLASTISYFRELQSEAESH
- a CDS encoding alpha/beta hydrolase — its product is MPKEIVLIHGAFAGPWCMQDYATFFRDRGWTVHTPALRHHGGDPKADPDPGLTETSVLDYTNDIAEFVQGLGSKPVLLGHAIAGVVAQQVAARGLASAIVLINPNAPWGTLPETDDERAVPRALMEGGAFWKQPMRVEFDLMAPFALNKMDEAQQHAVFDQLGAESGRVMFEMFFWMFDDDHAIKVDFEKVDCPVLVVSGAEDRAVNPDTCRALAERYGERGTFLLVQDHAHFLFMEPGWQGPAEQIESWLGQQPV